The segment GGCGGCCCGCGCCTCGATGGCCGCCTGTCGTTTGCCATTCATGAAGCCCTGGCCGAATTCCCGTTCGGCCACGTACTGATTGTGGGCGCGGCAGAGCTGGCGCACGTTGGCCACGGTTGATTCACCCCCGCGGGCCACCGGAATCACGTGATCGAACTCCAGCCCGTGCCGCGCGTCGCAGCGCTTCC is part of the Candidatus Sulfotelmatobacter sp. genome and harbors:
- a CDS encoding HNH endonuclease; translation: KRCDARHGLEFDHVIPVARGGESTVANVRQLCRAHNQYVAEREFGQGFMNGKRQAAIEARAAAARESSSLSDART